Proteins encoded by one window of Catharus ustulatus isolate bCatUst1 chromosome Z, bCatUst1.pri.v2, whole genome shotgun sequence:
- the LOC117010857 gene encoding interferon-like — MAAPAAPQPRLPHAAPALLLLLTALATSLSCQQLWTHDDDTFPGDALRLLQDMAPAHTQPCHLQELPFFPETLPLNNLHPRQAAATALRILQHLFHTLSTNSTRQHWPAQPRNDLLNKLQHHIHRLEQCLPDSVALFKGPRNPLLTINKYFRDIQLFLHAHNHSACAWDHIRLEARAALQHLHSLARTMRR, encoded by the coding sequence ATGGCGGCGCCCGCAGCCCCACAGCCACGCCTGCCGCACGCAGCCCCGgcgctcctgctcctcctcaccgCTCTCGCCACCAGCCTCTCCTGCCAACAGCTCTGGACACACGACGACGACACCTTCCCTGGTGACGCCCTGCGCCTCCTCCAGGACATGGCCCctgcccacacacagccctgccacctcCAAGAGCTGCCCTTCTTCCCCGAAACCCTCCCGCTCAACAATCTCCACCCGCGCCaagccgccgccaccgccctACGCATCCTCCAGCACCTCTTCCACACCCTCAGCACCAACAGCACCCGCCAGCACTGGCCCGCACAGCCTCGCAACGACCTCCTCAACAAACTCCAGCACCACATCCACCGCCTCGAGCAATGCCTCCCCGACAGCGTCGCGCTCTTCAAAGGACCACGCAACCCGCTGCTCACCATCAACAAGTACTTCAGGGAcatccagctcttcctccaCGCCCACAACCACAGCGCCTGCGCCTGGGACCACATCCGCCTCGAAGCTCGCGCTGCTTTACAGCACCTCCACAGCCTCGCACGCACCATGCGCCGCTAG
- the LOC117010852 gene encoding LOW QUALITY PROTEIN: interferon-like (The sequence of the model RefSeq protein was modified relative to this genomic sequence to represent the inferred CDS: inserted 2 bases in 1 codon), with translation MAAPAAPQPRLPHAAPALLLLLTALATSLACQQLWTHDDDTFPGDALRLLQDMAPAHTQPCHLQELPFFPETLPLNNLHPRQAAATALRILQHLFHTLSTNSTRQHWPAQPRNDLLNKLQHHIHRLEQCLPDSVRAXFKGPRNPLLTINKYFRDIQLFLHAHNHSACAWDHVRLEARAALQHLHSLARTMRR, from the exons ATGGCGGCGCCCGCAGCCCCACAGCCACGCCTGCCGCACGCAGCCCCGgcgctcctgctcctcctcaccgCTCTCGCCACCAGCCTCGCCTGCCAACAGCTCTGGACACACGACGACGACACCTTCCCTGGCGACGCCCTGCGCCTCCTCCAGGACATGGCCCCTGCCCACACACAGCCATGCCACCTCCAAGAGCTGCCCTTCTTCCCCGAAACCCTCCCGCTCAACAATCTCCACCCGCGCCaagccgccgccaccgccctACGCATCCTCCAGCACCTCTTCCACACCCTCAGCACCAACAGCACCCGCCAGCACTGGCCCGCACAGCCTCGCAACGACCTCCTCAACAAACTCCAGCACCACATCCACCGCCTCGAGCAATGCCTCCCCGACAGCGTCCGCGC CTTCAAAGGACCACGCAACCCGCTGCTCACCATCAACAAGTACTTCAGGGAcatccagctcttcctccaCGCCCACAACCACAGCGCCTGCGCCTGGGACCACGTCCGCCTCGAAGCTCGCGCTGCTTTACAGCACCTCCACAGCCTCGCACGCACCATGCGCCGCTAG
- the LOC117010854 gene encoding interferon-like, with protein sequence MAAPAAPQPRLPHAAPALLLLLTALATSLACQQLWTHDDDTFPGDALRLLQDMAPAHTQPCHLQELPFFPETLPLNNLHPRQAAATALRILQHLFHTLSTNSTRQHWPAQPRNDLLNKLQHHIHRLEQCLPDSAALFKGPRNPLLTINKYFRDIQLFLHAHNHSACAWDHIRLEARAALQHLHSLARTMRR encoded by the coding sequence ATGGCGGCGCCCGCAGCCCCACAGCCACGCCTGCCGCACGCAGCCCCGgcgctcctgctcctcctcaccgCTCTCGCCACCAGCCTCGCCTGCCAACAGCTCTGGACACACGACGACGACACCTTCCCTGGTGACGCCCTGCGCCTCCTCCAGGACATGGCCCctgcccacacacagccctgccacctcCAAGAGCTGCCCTTCTTCCCCGAAACCCTCCCGCTCAACAATCTCCACCCGCGCCaagccgccgccaccgccctACGCATCCTCCAGCACCTCTTCCACACCCTCAGCACCAACAGCACCCGCCAGCACTGGCCCGCACAGCCTCGCAACGACCTCCTCAACAAACTCCAGCACCACATCCACCGCCTCGAGCAATGCCTCCCCGACAGCGCCGCGCTCTTCAAAGGACCACGCAACCCGCTGCTCACCATCAACAAGTACTTCAGGGAcatccagctcttcctccaCGCCCACAACCACAGCGCCTGCGCCTGGGACCACATCCGCCTCGAAGCTCGCGCTGCTTTACAGCACCTCCACAGCCTCGCACGCACCATGCGCCGCTAG